The sequence TACCAATCAGTATCTTTATGAGCAAAGCAGATTCCACCCGTTTAACCATACTTCATAAAGCTTTCGAACTTATTTACAAAAATGGTTACCAGGCTACCAGCATTGACGATATTCTTGCAATGACCAAGGTTACAAAAGGCGCCTTCTTTTACCATTTTAAAAATAAAGATGAAATGGGGCTGGCACTAATTAATGAAGTAATGTACGAGGCGATGTACCCGTCTCTCATTTTTCCTTTATTAGATGCCAAAGATCCACTCAAAGAAATTTACGCGATGATGAAGGAGCTGCTGCTGGCAAATCCATTTATGCAGGTAAAGTATGGATGTCCCGCCAATAACCTCATCCAGGAAATGGCACCCTTGAGTTTACGGTTCAGTAAATCCCTTTCAGTACTGGTAGATCAATGGGAGAAGGCCCTGCAGGCTGCTCTAACGCAGGGTAAAAAAGCAGGACTCGTTCGGAATGACATAAATACAAAACAAGCCGCTAATTTTATCATGTCAGGTTACGGAGGCGTTCGTATTCTTGGACGACTCCATTCAGATAAAAAAACTTACACCGTTTATCTGAAAGAACTGAAGCGTTATTTAGAGGAAATGAAATACTAATTCAATAACATACTAATTGGTATGTTTTGTTTATA is a genomic window of Sphingobacteriaceae bacterium containing:
- a CDS encoding TetR family transcriptional regulator encodes the protein MSKADSTRLTILHKAFELIYKNGYQATSIDDILAMTKVTKGAFFYHFKNKDEMGLALINEVMYEAMYPSLIFPLLDAKDPLKEIYAMMKELLLANPFMQVKYGCPANNLIQEMAPLSLRFSKSLSVLVDQWEKALQAALTQGKKAGLVRNDINTKQAANFIMSGYGGVRILGRLHSDKKTYTVYLKELKRYLEEMKY